In Pleurocapsa sp. PCC 7319, the following are encoded in one genomic region:
- a CDS encoding hybrid sensor histidine kinase/response regulator, with amino-acid sequence MSLNPDIRDQAYQFFIEEAQELLQVLETGLLSLRQDHSTPKVHELMRAAHSIKGGAASVELSAIELLAHRLEDFFKALYSDDVEFDEELEGLLLQGYDCLRNPLTEQIEQGSFDEESALLTAEPVFSALEICLEDALKNSDNYIPSATDLGVDIVSSIFEVDVAQALEHLQKVASNPQNYDPAAELETQLEVFAGFAELFNLPGFSDIIQTAQKALAENPDRVLAIIEATVADCTIAKDLVLAGDRQQGGQVSPALRELAQGTVTSSTTEKQLASNTKINTETNIAGNENVLDSQDNLWSSEAATEALAEDIFGTLPDAEPVLTEAITETAESTDADINDIFGSIPDSDAGLSKSIAESAESTDADINDIFGSIPDAETIVKQTNAEPAESTEADINDIFGSIPEAETTVEQVAGETLESSEADINEIFGTLPDDESAIAESLANDDEELTLSEIFGKIPDTEQPVNAEVVDSLTTEITAKDEALSEDNQQSPPKNIETAVESIAEIYDSLPSIDTVPDALPLPDSRSPAQKFQPEVSSVAESKTAKPKSKAAPKLSVRVDLDRLERMNNLVGELTINRNSLALQNQQLQENVSELGQKFFRFREVTKKLREISDTMLIEQLSNNFDSSIATETKSDGQNFHSQENFTDESTEFDSLEMDSYSTLYSSLQEVLEEIVQLEESVDDITIFAQQSDRTINVQRQMLGQMRDELMWVRMLPLEQILQRFPRTLRDLSTKYQKPVELKLTGTGVLVDRAVLEKLSDPLLHLLRNGFDHGIEDTAIRTNQGKPATGLIEINAYYQGNQTVIEVKDDGKGLDIDKITRKAMEKGLISPQEAASATKEKLFELIFEPGFSTANQVSEISGRGVGMNIVRSQIETLKGKITVTSSPGLGSTFTLRLPLTLTIAKLLVCSLGQTTFAIPSDSIEEIIIPTDKQIRLSGNQKFLSLQQKLVPIYSLREILEYNCPIFEFDSSSPAFKTIAPPDDWLAPLLLLRRGQQLFALEVVNLISEQELVIKPYGKAIAAPRYSYGCTILSDGSLIPAFDGAALISTILGEETEQSVLLANVPAELEKLSNSDLESTLDTDAIATEQLIDEASGSNQATKQKTIMLVDDSTALRRTMALTLEKEGYRVIQKKDGKDALDGFRQTPALDLIICDIEMPTMNGFEFLGMRRRDSALAKIPIVMLTSRSGAKHRNLANQLGANGYFTKPYIEQEFLAEVKKIFEYNDSFVSQTHSNQPAIETKTILVIDDSSALRRTLALSLEQKGYRVLQGRDGVEGLDLLKNNLQTTLVICDVEMPNMNGWEFLTACREDSQLTKIPVVMLTSRDSEKHRNLATGLGVNGYFTKPYIEHKFLQDIDNLIAKYSNLK; translated from the coding sequence ATGTCACTCAATCCCGATATCCGCGACCAAGCGTATCAATTTTTTATCGAAGAAGCTCAAGAACTCTTACAGGTTCTAGAAACAGGTTTGCTTTCGCTTCGTCAAGATCACAGTACCCCCAAGGTACATGAGTTGATGCGAGCTGCTCACTCCATCAAAGGTGGCGCGGCTAGTGTTGAATTGAGTGCCATTGAGCTATTGGCTCATCGCTTAGAAGATTTTTTCAAAGCTCTTTATAGTGATGATGTTGAGTTTGATGAGGAATTAGAAGGCTTATTGTTACAGGGATATGATTGTCTCCGTAATCCACTGACAGAACAAATTGAACAAGGCTCTTTTGACGAAGAATCAGCTCTTTTGACCGCCGAACCAGTCTTTTCTGCTTTAGAAATATGTCTCGAAGATGCGCTGAAAAATTCCGACAACTATATTCCCAGTGCAACAGATTTAGGAGTTGATATTGTCTCGTCCATTTTTGAAGTAGATGTAGCACAAGCTTTAGAGCATTTACAGAAAGTTGCCAGCAATCCCCAAAATTATGATCCAGCGGCAGAATTAGAAACTCAGCTAGAGGTATTTGCCGGTTTTGCTGAGTTATTTAACCTACCGGGCTTTAGCGATATTATTCAAACAGCTCAAAAAGCTTTGGCTGAAAATCCCGATCGCGTATTGGCGATCATCGAAGCGACAGTAGCTGACTGTACTATCGCCAAAGATCTAGTCTTGGCAGGCGATCGCCAACAAGGGGGTCAAGTATCTCCTGCTTTGAGAGAGTTAGCTCAAGGAACAGTTACATCTTCAACTACAGAAAAACAACTTGCTAGTAATACAAAGATCAATACAGAGACAAATATTGCTGGTAATGAGAATGTTTTAGATAGTCAAGACAATTTATGGTCTTCGGAGGCAGCTACAGAAGCACTTGCAGAAGATATCTTCGGTACACTTCCCGATGCCGAACCTGTTCTGACTGAAGCAATTACTGAAACCGCTGAGTCAACTGATGCCGATATTAACGACATCTTCGGTTCAATCCCTGACTCTGATGCTGGTTTAAGTAAATCTATTGCTGAAAGTGCTGAGTCAACCGATGCCGATATCAATGACATCTTCGGTTCAATACCCGATGCTGAAACTATTGTAAAGCAAACTAATGCTGAACCGGCTGAGTCGACTGAAGCTGACATTAACGACATTTTCGGTTCGATTCCTGAAGCTGAAACTACTGTTGAGCAAGTTGCGGGAGAAACTCTTGAATCATCTGAAGCTGATATTAATGAGATCTTCGGTACGCTTCCTGATGATGAATCTGCGATCGCCGAATCTTTAGCGAACGATGATGAGGAACTTACCCTAAGCGAGATCTTTGGTAAGATTCCCGATACCGAACAACCTGTGAATGCTGAAGTTGTGGATAGTTTAACAACTGAGATTACGGCCAAGGACGAAGCATTAAGTGAAGATAATCAGCAATCTCCACCTAAAAATATAGAAACGGCAGTGGAATCAATTGCAGAAATATACGATAGTCTTCCTAGCATTGATACCGTTCCTGATGCTCTCCCATTACCAGACTCTCGCTCTCCCGCTCAAAAATTTCAGCCCGAAGTATCCTCTGTAGCAGAATCAAAAACTGCCAAACCTAAGTCCAAAGCTGCTCCTAAATTGTCTGTTCGGGTTGATTTAGACCGCTTGGAAAGAATGAATAACTTAGTTGGGGAGTTGACAATTAACCGTAATAGCCTGGCTCTGCAAAATCAACAGCTACAGGAAAATGTATCAGAACTAGGACAGAAATTTTTTCGCTTTCGAGAAGTTACTAAAAAACTGAGAGAAATATCTGACACGATGCTTATCGAGCAACTAAGCAATAACTTTGATAGTTCGATAGCAACAGAAACTAAATCGGATGGTCAGAATTTTCACTCCCAAGAAAATTTTACTGATGAATCAACAGAATTTGATTCCCTAGAGATGGATAGCTACAGTACACTCTATTCCTCTTTACAAGAGGTATTGGAAGAGATAGTACAGTTAGAGGAAAGCGTAGATGATATAACTATTTTTGCTCAACAATCTGATCGCACCATTAATGTGCAACGCCAAATGTTAGGTCAAATGCGCGATGAGCTAATGTGGGTCAGAATGTTACCACTAGAGCAAATTTTGCAGCGTTTTCCCCGCACTCTACGAGATTTATCTACTAAATATCAAAAACCAGTAGAGCTTAAGTTGACTGGTACTGGAGTTTTAGTCGATAGAGCAGTTTTAGAAAAATTATCCGATCCCTTACTCCATCTATTACGTAACGGTTTCGATCATGGTATTGAAGATACAGCAATTCGGACAAATCAGGGGAAACCGGCAACAGGATTAATTGAAATTAATGCTTACTATCAAGGTAATCAAACGGTAATTGAGGTTAAAGATGATGGCAAAGGTTTAGATATAGATAAGATTACCCGTAAGGCAATGGAGAAAGGTCTGATTTCTCCCCAAGAAGCAGCATCTGCAACTAAGGAAAAATTGTTTGAGTTGATTTTTGAACCAGGATTTTCTACGGCTAATCAAGTTAGCGAGATTTCAGGTCGAGGCGTAGGCATGAATATTGTGCGATCGCAAATTGAAACTCTCAAGGGGAAAATTACCGTTACCTCTTCTCCTGGATTAGGTTCGACTTTTACGCTGCGCTTGCCTTTAACTTTAACGATCGCCAAATTATTAGTCTGTTCTCTGGGGCAAACTACTTTCGCTATTCCTTCAGATAGTATCGAAGAGATTATTATTCCCACCGACAAACAAATTAGACTATCTGGTAATCAGAAATTTTTGTCTTTACAACAAAAGCTAGTGCCAATTTATTCTCTAAGGGAAATATTGGAGTACAATTGCCCGATTTTCGAGTTTGATTCTTCTAGCCCCGCTTTTAAAACAATTGCGCCTCCTGATGATTGGTTGGCTCCATTATTGCTGTTGCGCCGGGGGCAACAGTTATTTGCCTTGGAAGTTGTGAACTTGATTAGCGAGCAGGAATTAGTCATTAAACCCTATGGAAAAGCGATCGCCGCTCCACGATATTCCTATGGCTGTACGATTCTCAGTGATGGTAGCCTGATTCCTGCTTTTGATGGTGCAGCTTTAATCAGTACCATTTTAGGAGAAGAGACTGAGCAATCTGTACTGCTAGCTAATGTTCCTGCCGAGTTGGAAAAGTTAAGCAATTCTGATTTAGAATCAACTTTAGATACAGATGCGATCGCTACGGAGCAATTAATTGATGAAGCCTCGGGTAGCAACCAAGCTACTAAGCAGAAGACAATTATGCTCGTTGATGATTCTACTGCATTACGACGAACTATGGCATTAACCCTAGAAAAGGAAGGTTATCGAGTCATTCAGAAAAAAGACGGCAAAGATGCTCTCGATGGATTTCGGCAAACTCCGGCTCTAGACTTAATTATTTGCGATATCGAAATGCCCACGATGAATGGGTTTGAGTTTTTGGGGATGCGCCGTCGCGATTCTGCCTTAGCAAAAATCCCCATAGTTATGCTAACTTCTCGTAGCGGAGCTAAACATCGCAATTTGGCTAACCAATTAGGAGCCAATGGCTATTTTACTAAACCCTATATTGAGCAAGAGTTTCTGGCAGAAGTTAAAAAAATATTTGAGTATAACGATAGTTTTGTCAGTCAAACTCATTCTAATCAACCAGCTATAGAAACCAAAACTATTCTAGTGATTGATGATTCTTCCGCCTTAAGAAGGACTTTAGCTCTGAGCTTAGAACAAAAAGGTTATCGCGTATTACAGGGAAGAGATGGCGTTGAAGGTTTAGATTTACTCAAAAATAATTTACAAACTACTTTAGTTATTTGCGATGTCGAAATGCCCAATATGAATGGCTGGGAATTTTTAACTGCTTGTCGAGAAGACTCACAACTTACCAAAATACCAGTGGTGATGCTTACCTCTCGTGACAGCGAAAAACATCGTAATTTAGCTACAGGTCTAGGAGTTAATGGGTATTTTACTAAACCTTATATCGAGCATAAATTTTTACAAGATATTGATAATTTGATTGCCAAATATAGTAATTTAAAATAG
- a CDS encoding methyl-accepting chemotaxis protein: MTKTSAPERYFESLANPTNSGQGKLTFSTSWWQQTSIRIKTTFLAIAIGTIPALALGSLAYHFANKSIVREIVAAKQETATEVADKVAFYMRERYGDIQIMANLSILTNPQLRSQTTTEDKQLALDQFIQAYTIYDSIAAFDLQGNVIAQSTGKPLPNHRDRSYFQAALKTNSPILSQPIVSKSSRISAVYLAAPIKDNPTGKVIGILRARMPVKYLRDVILAGGTEKNYLLDNQGAIFAASDQQEYETISSSANKVQPASDRFDIFPTLQRSQQKDTQIVENLLVSYVPFGDFQDEFRSQLPNLGWSTITTHNKQIVFAPQRQLRKVFILGTGIIAVGVGLISFTLAERLLQPILAAANAVEEIGLGNLDTRLQISGADEIAELGENINRMAVQLSDFVQVQTLSAQHSESIKNLTLQLASVADQPKILDLAVTESFKILTANRVIYYQLESNTAGKVVAESVAPGFRSTLNTDIYNAEIITEYCTRHQQGNTQVQVINDFKSPDLIPSHQEKLSALEVKTSLIAQVTVENQLDGLLIAHYFSDDQPWLDEEVEFITQIANQIGFAITRLKFLQQQQIAEIREKEAKEAIQSRALSLLQEVYEVGSGDLTVRAKVTEGEIGTIADSYNSTIESLQKLVNQTKTAATEVQQNTLTNDVAVQELAQEAVAQSEQISRMLEQVNAMEQSIDLVSNQAIQAENFVKQANFQIDSGDKAMKQTVAEINAVQTTVMETATKAQKLGTSSQEISQAVNLISRFAAQTHLLALKASIEAARAGEQGKGFAVIADEVRSLATQSAEATGEIETLVNKIQLETNDVVKAMNKGTEQIAFGNELVQQTRQNLTQVSQVSHEISNLVGSITQAAKLQSETSTQVSQTMVDVAAIAENNSQFASEVSASIKQLSTIATKLQSDIGKFKT; this comes from the coding sequence ATGACGAAGACTTCTGCTCCCGAACGCTACTTTGAATCACTTGCAAATCCTACCAACTCTGGTCAGGGGAAATTAACCTTCTCTACATCATGGTGGCAACAAACAAGTATTCGGATTAAGACTACATTTTTGGCGATCGCCATTGGGACAATTCCCGCTTTGGCATTGGGTTCTCTGGCTTACCATTTTGCTAATAAATCAATTGTCCGCGAAATTGTAGCTGCCAAGCAAGAAACGGCAACAGAAGTAGCGGATAAGGTCGCATTTTATATGCGGGAACGCTATGGAGATATTCAGATTATGGCGAATCTGAGTATTTTGACTAATCCTCAGTTGCGATCGCAAACTACTACTGAAGATAAACAACTAGCTTTAGATCAATTCATTCAAGCTTATACAATCTATGATAGTATTGCTGCCTTTGATCTGCAGGGGAATGTAATCGCCCAATCCACAGGAAAGCCTCTACCCAACCATAGAGACCGAAGTTATTTTCAGGCAGCTCTAAAAACCAATTCACCTATTCTCAGCCAGCCTATAGTTTCCAAAAGTTCGAGAATTTCTGCTGTTTATCTTGCGGCTCCCATCAAAGATAATCCTACTGGTAAAGTCATTGGTATCCTTAGGGCAAGAATGCCAGTTAAGTATCTGCGAGATGTCATTTTAGCTGGTGGTACTGAGAAAAATTATTTGTTGGATAATCAAGGAGCAATTTTCGCTGCTTCCGATCAACAAGAATACGAAACTATCTCAAGTTCAGCTAATAAAGTGCAACCTGCTAGCGATCGCTTTGATATTTTCCCAACACTACAAAGATCTCAGCAAAAAGATACTCAGATTGTTGAAAACCTATTAGTTTCCTATGTGCCATTTGGTGATTTTCAAGATGAATTTCGCTCTCAACTACCCAACTTAGGTTGGAGTACAATCACTACTCACAACAAGCAGATTGTGTTTGCGCCCCAAAGACAACTACGTAAAGTATTCATCTTAGGAACAGGAATTATCGCTGTGGGAGTGGGATTAATTTCTTTTACTTTGGCTGAGCGCTTACTTCAGCCGATTTTAGCGGCTGCTAATGCCGTGGAAGAAATTGGTCTAGGTAATTTGGATACTCGCCTCCAAATATCCGGAGCAGATGAAATTGCCGAGCTGGGAGAAAACATCAATCGGATGGCAGTTCAGTTATCTGATTTTGTGCAAGTCCAAACTTTGTCAGCTCAACATTCAGAATCAATTAAAAATTTGACCTTGCAATTGGCATCGGTAGCAGATCAACCCAAAATTCTCGATCTGGCAGTAACAGAAAGCTTCAAAATTTTGACCGCTAATCGGGTTATTTACTATCAGTTAGAGAGTAATACAGCAGGCAAGGTTGTAGCTGAATCAGTTGCTCCGGGATTTAGGTCCACCCTAAATACTGATATTTACAACGCCGAAATCATTACAGAATATTGCACCAGACATCAGCAAGGTAATACTCAAGTCCAAGTAATTAACGACTTCAAGTCACCAGATCTCATACCATCTCATCAAGAAAAGTTGAGCGCTTTAGAGGTTAAAACTAGCTTGATTGCTCAAGTTACCGTAGAAAACCAACTAGATGGACTACTGATCGCCCATTATTTTTCTGATGACCAACCTTGGCTTGATGAAGAAGTAGAATTCATCACTCAGATTGCCAATCAAATTGGTTTTGCTATTACTCGTTTAAAGTTTCTTCAACAACAACAAATAGCGGAAATCAGAGAAAAAGAAGCGAAAGAAGCAATTCAAAGTCGAGCTTTAAGTTTATTGCAAGAGGTATATGAAGTTGGGTCAGGTGATTTAACTGTTCGGGCAAAAGTTACTGAAGGTGAGATCGGGACAATTGCTGATTCTTACAATTCAACTATTGAAAGCTTACAAAAACTGGTCAATCAGACTAAGACAGCAGCGACGGAAGTTCAACAAAATACTTTGACTAATGATGTTGCAGTTCAAGAATTGGCACAAGAGGCTGTCGCTCAATCCGAACAAATTTCTCGAATGTTAGAGCAAGTGAATGCTATGGAGCAATCGATAGACCTAGTTTCAAATCAGGCGATTCAGGCAGAGAATTTTGTTAAGCAGGCTAATTTCCAGATTGATAGCGGAGACAAGGCAATGAAACAAACCGTAGCCGAAATTAATGCGGTTCAAACGACTGTCATGGAAACCGCTACGAAAGCCCAAAAGTTAGGAACATCTTCCCAAGAAATTTCTCAGGCAGTCAATCTCATTAGTCGCTTTGCTGCTCAAACTCACTTACTGGCTCTTAAAGCCTCCATTGAAGCGGCAAGGGCAGGGGAACAAGGTAAAGGTTTTGCGGTAATTGCTGACGAGGTTCGATCTTTAGCAACTCAATCGGCAGAAGCAACAGGAGAAATTGAAACTTTGGTTAACAAAATTCAACTAGAAACTAACGACGTAGTTAAAGCAATGAATAAGGGGACAGAGCAAATAGCTTTCGGCAACGAATTAGTGCAACAGACGCGTCAAAATTTGACTCAAGTTAGCCAAGTCAGTCATGAAATTAGTAACTTAGTTGGCTCAATTACTCAAGCTGCCAAACTTCAGTCCGAAACTTCTACCCAAGTAAGCCAAACTATGGTGGATGTAGCGGCGATCGCCGAAAATAACTCCCAATTCGCATCTGAAGTATCGGCTTCGATTAAACAATTATCCACAATCGCTACCAAACTTCAGTCAGACATCGGCAAATTTAAAACTTAG
- a CDS encoding methyl-accepting chemotaxis protein, whose product MNNLPQYNNLGDVPVQINTNINSAEAKSPLLQQLYNLPISYKTGLIPWFSFGALVLVLGAGGLILSGTLKSQLFKQAESRLAVKSQIIEMLLAGDSPDAKLPIVEKTIAAFTGRQSYSAIYSRQSSGEFTLTSSSTNVDGQINLDLPLLDNKIIDLAVDSNGEIVEQIGKVADKKYVLAAQTITDTAGQPVSVLIHGSSLGSINSVIRSNLLAQSILSLVILVAIIALSKILEQAIAEPIQTLQKVAQDFTEGNLQARATVSTTDEVGLLGSTFNILADSIVINEAKLKQDLERSRSLKEITLAISEAVNLTEILQTAVDNSRTVLNADRVIYFRFDDDWQGKVIAESVDTKFPVTLDAEINDPCFAEGYADSYRQGRVKAIANIHQAGLNECHLKMLAPFAVIASLITPVVINEQLVGLLIAHQCEEPRTWTEDEIDLLTQIASQVGNALEKVALLDKQKLAEQQERAAKENLQRRAFELLMEVDPVSQGDLTVRVKVAEDEIGTIADSYNATIESLRKLVAQVKTAAALVSTTTSDKDLSIQELSNDAAAQTKEITTALERIQGITNSIQAVASNAKEAEAAVLKAAETVKAGDDAMNQTVIGFQEIRNTVAETAKKVKRLGESSQKISKVVNVISNFADQTNLLALNASIEAAHAGEEGRGFAVVADEVRSLARQSAEATAEIEALVADIQAETNEVVAAMESGTEQVVAGTKLVDTTRNSLFQIADASQEINQLVSAIAAATVEQSQDSAVVSQTMVQVAAISNKTATEADEVSTSFKDLLAVAQQLQNSVAQFKVS is encoded by the coding sequence ATGAATAATTTGCCTCAATATAATAATCTTGGAGATGTTCCAGTTCAGATTAATACCAATATAAATTCTGCAGAAGCAAAATCTCCCTTATTACAGCAACTATATAATCTGCCAATTAGCTATAAAACAGGTCTTATTCCTTGGTTTAGTTTTGGTGCGTTAGTTCTGGTTTTGGGAGCTGGAGGCTTGATTCTCTCTGGAACTTTAAAAAGTCAATTATTCAAACAGGCTGAATCTAGATTAGCAGTAAAAAGCCAGATCATTGAGATGTTGTTGGCTGGTGATAGTCCCGATGCTAAGTTACCAATAGTAGAGAAAACAATTGCTGCATTCACTGGCAGGCAGAGTTATAGCGCGATTTATTCACGTCAGTCAAGTGGGGAATTTACGTTGACTTCATCCTCAACCAATGTTGATGGGCAAATAAACCTCGATCTTCCTTTGTTAGACAACAAAATTATTGATTTAGCAGTTGATAGTAACGGCGAAATAGTTGAACAAATAGGCAAAGTAGCTGACAAAAAATATGTCTTAGCCGCACAAACAATCACAGATACTGCCGGGCAACCTGTGAGTGTTTTAATACACGGTAGTTCTCTGGGTTCTATTAATAGCGTAATCCGCAGTAACTTGCTCGCTCAGAGTATTTTATCGCTAGTTATTTTGGTCGCGATCATTGCTCTAAGTAAAATTTTAGAACAAGCGATCGCCGAACCGATTCAAACTCTTCAAAAAGTGGCTCAAGATTTTACTGAAGGTAATTTGCAAGCGCGGGCAACAGTCAGCACTACGGATGAAGTAGGGTTATTGGGCAGCACCTTTAATATTTTGGCAGATTCAATTGTAATTAATGAAGCTAAATTAAAACAGGATCTAGAACGCTCCCGCTCACTAAAGGAAATAACTCTGGCTATTTCTGAGGCGGTGAATCTAACTGAAATTTTGCAAACTGCCGTAGACAATAGTAGAACGGTACTCAATGCAGATCGAGTGATCTATTTCCGGTTTGATGATGATTGGCAAGGAAAAGTCATTGCTGAATCGGTAGATACCAAATTTCCAGTTACTTTAGATGCCGAAATTAACGATCCTTGTTTTGCTGAGGGATATGCCGACAGTTATCGACAAGGACGAGTTAAAGCGATCGCCAATATCCATCAGGCAGGCTTGAACGAGTGTCATCTCAAAATGTTAGCGCCTTTTGCAGTAATTGCTAGCTTGATTACGCCTGTAGTTATTAATGAGCAATTAGTCGGTCTATTAATTGCCCATCAATGTGAGGAACCCAGAACTTGGACCGAAGATGAAATTGATTTACTAACTCAAATCGCATCTCAGGTAGGTAATGCCCTAGAAAAAGTTGCATTGTTAGATAAACAAAAACTAGCAGAGCAGCAAGAAAGAGCAGCTAAAGAAAATCTTCAACGTCGGGCATTTGAGTTATTGATGGAGGTCGATCCCGTTAGCCAAGGTGATTTAACTGTGCGGGTGAAGGTGGCAGAGGATGAAATTGGTACGATCGCTGATTCCTACAATGCCACGATTGAAAGCCTCAGGAAATTGGTAGCTCAGGTCAAAACTGCCGCCGCCTTGGTATCTACCACCACGAGCGATAAAGATTTATCAATTCAAGAGCTATCTAATGATGCCGCAGCACAAACTAAGGAAATCACCACTGCTTTAGAGCGGATTCAAGGAATTACCAACTCAATTCAGGCTGTAGCTAGTAACGCCAAAGAAGCAGAAGCAGCGGTATTGAAAGCGGCAGAAACAGTAAAAGCAGGAGACGATGCTATGAATCAGACGGTCATCGGTTTCCAAGAAATACGCAATACGGTGGCGGAAACTGCTAAGAAAGTCAAGCGTTTGGGCGAGTCTTCCCAAAAAATTTCCAAAGTGGTCAACGTAATTAGTAATTTTGCCGATCAAACTAATTTATTAGCTTTAAACGCTTCGATTGAGGCAGCTCATGCTGGTGAAGAAGGACGGGGTTTTGCCGTCGTTGCCGATGAAGTACGATCGCTGGCTCGACAATCTGCCGAAGCAACAGCTGAAATTGAGGCTTTAGTTGCAGATATTCAAGCGGAAACTAATGAAGTAGTTGCCGCCATGGAATCGGGTACAGAGCAAGTGGTTGCAGGAACCAAACTAGTAGATACTACTCGTAATTCTTTATTCCAAATTGCTGATGCTAGCCAAGAAATCAATCAATTAGTTTCGGCGATCGCTGCTGCTACAGTTGAGCAGTCTCAAGATTCGGCAGTAGTAAGTCAAACGATGGTACAAGTTGCTGCCATCTCTAATAAAACTGCTACTGAAGCTGATGAAGTATCAACATCCTTCAAGGATTTATTAGCGGTGGCACAACAGTTACAAAACAGCGTAGCTCAGTTTAAAGTCAGCTAG
- a CDS encoding chemotaxis protein CheW — protein sequence MSDQSLKSSLLTAGEELSSQTEEEQFLKFRLHPNSQVMLPIKQITEVLKIQFGQIVPIPQMPSWVMGVYNWRGDILWMVDLGNLIGFPAWHQNEINSSNQTAIVLSPNKENNRSHVESNIDLGLVVAHVEDIELCDLAKIQPSPSSMLTPQLEPFLQGYWLKEDEIILVLDGRAIITAMPKTSVS from the coding sequence GTGTCCGATCAATCTTTAAAGTCAAGCTTATTAACCGCAGGTGAAGAGCTTAGCAGTCAGACAGAAGAGGAGCAGTTTTTAAAATTTCGTCTGCATCCTAATTCCCAGGTAATGTTGCCAATCAAACAAATTACTGAAGTTTTAAAAATTCAGTTTGGTCAGATTGTCCCCATTCCTCAAATGCCTTCTTGGGTGATGGGTGTCTATAATTGGCGCGGCGATATTCTCTGGATGGTAGATTTGGGAAATCTAATTGGTTTTCCTGCTTGGCATCAAAATGAAATCAATTCCTCAAACCAAACAGCAATTGTTTTGTCTCCTAATAAGGAAAATAATCGCTCCCATGTTGAGTCCAATATTGATCTGGGTTTAGTTGTTGCTCATGTCGAGGACATAGAATTGTGCGATCTAGCTAAAATTCAACCTTCACCAAGCTCGATGCTCACGCCACAGCTGGAACCATTTTTGCAGGGATATTGGCTAAAAGAAGATGAGATCATTCTGGTTCTGGATGGGCGAGCAATTATTACCGCTATGCCCAAAACCTCAGTTAGTTAG
- a CDS encoding response regulator transcription factor, translating into MGYTLIVDDSATERSIITGCLKEVGINVSVALSGEEALKKIEQKFPDLIVLDVVLPGRSGFEICRELKGAANTSKIPIILCSTKGTEMDKFWGMKQGADAYIPKPIDQEELVRKVKELIS; encoded by the coding sequence ATGGGATACACTCTGATTGTTGATGATTCTGCCACGGAAAGATCGATTATTACTGGCTGTTTAAAGGAAGTCGGGATTAATGTATCGGTTGCCTTAAGTGGCGAAGAAGCGTTAAAAAAAATTGAGCAAAAGTTTCCTGATTTAATCGTTTTAGATGTGGTGTTACCAGGTCGTAGTGGTTTTGAGATTTGTCGCGAACTCAAAGGTGCTGCCAATACCAGTAAAATTCCGATTATTCTTTGTTCGACCAAAGGGACTGAAATGGATAAATTTTGGGGCATGAAGCAGGGAGCAGATGCTTATATTCCTAAACCAATCGATCAAGAGGAATTAGTGCGTAAAGTAAAAGAATTGATCTCTTGA